A single Triticum dicoccoides isolate Atlit2015 ecotype Zavitan chromosome 2A, WEW_v2.0, whole genome shotgun sequence DNA region contains:
- the LOC119353082 gene encoding cytochrome P450 99A2-like, giving the protein MVMELISGATLFLVYLISVVILVSLLSRKLSPSSKKRRPPGPWRLPLIGNLHQILTPKLPVVLRDLAKKHGPVMGLRLGQVDAVVVSSPAAAQEVLRDKDLAFASRPSILMSEISLYGNLDVAFAPYGAYWRALRKICAAELLSERKVRQFSPVRDKETMSLVSNVREASRGGQPFDLRRLLVLCSNSVTGKTAFGEMCSSELQEQFLAVMDEVLKHGTGLCVGDLFPSLWFVDVVTGLRGRLWRARRQQDEVLDKIISQSEVRQGDHVLSSLLSIRDKGEMELDNDMFSAGTETTSSAAEWVMSDLMRNPEVMMKAQAEVRRTFDNKSSQDHEGHIVELHHTKMVIKESMRLHPVLPLLIPRVCRETCDVGGFEVTEGTRVMVNTWALGRDPEYWHEPEEFRPERFEDGTATYKGSRFDYLPFGSGRRICPGDTFGVAVLELMVARLLYYFDWSLPAGVKPSELDMEMIVTLTSRRKNQLH; this is encoded by the exons ATGGTGATGGAGCTAATTAGTGGAGCCACCCTCTTCTTGGTTTATCTCATCTCAGTGGTGATTCTAGTTTCCTTGCTTAGCCGCAAACTATCACCAAGTTCCAAGAAGCGGCGGCCTCCCGGCCCATGGCGTCTGCCCTTGATCGGAAACCTCCACCAGATCCTCACGCCAAAGCTGCCGGTCGTCCTCCGGGACCTGGCCAAGAAGCACGGGCCGGTGATGGGCCTCCGGCTGGGCCAGGTCGACGCCGTGGTGGTCTCCTCACCGGCGGCGGCGCAGGAGGTGCTCCGGGACAAGGACCTCGCATTCGCGTCGCGGCCGAGCATCCTCATGTCGGAGATCAGTCTCTACGGAAACCTCGACGTCGCCTTCGCGCCGTACGGCGCGTACTGGCGGGCgctgcgcaagatctgcgcggcggAGCTGCTGAGCGAGCGGAAGGTCAGGCAGTTTTCTCCGGTGAGGGACAAGGAGACCATGTCCCTCGTCAGCAACGTTCGCGAGGCGAGCAGGGGCGGCCAGCCGTTCGACCTCCGCAGGCTGCTCGTGCTGTGCTCGAATTCGGTAACCGGGAAGACGGCGTTCGGGGAGATGTGCAGCTCCGAGCTCCAGGAGCAGTTTCTGGCGGTGATGGACGAGGTGCTGAAGCACGGCACGGGGCTCTGCGTCGGGGACCTCTTCCCGTCGCTGTGGTTCGTCGACGTGGTCACCGGTCTGAGAGGCCGGCTATGGCGAGCCCGCCGGCAGCAGGACGAGGTCCTGGACAAGATCATCTCTCAGTCCGAAGTGAGGCAAGGTGATCACGTTCTAAGCTCTTTGCTTAGCATCAGGGACAAAGGGGAGATGGAACTGGACAAC GATATGTTCTCGGCCGGGACGGAGACGACATCGTCAGCGGCCGAGTGGGTCATGTCGGACCTCATGAGGAACCCGGAGGTGATGATGAAGGCGCAGGCTGAGGTGCGACGGACGTTCGACAATAAGAGCTCTCAAGACCACGAGGGACACATAGTGGAGCTACACCACACCAAGATGGTGATCAAGGAGAGCATGAGGCTACATCCAGTGCTGCCGCTGCTGATTCCCCGTGTCTGTCGAGAGACCTGTGATGTCGGTGGATTTGAGGTCACGGAGGGCACAAGGGTTATGGTGAATACCTGGGCATTGGGTAGGGACCCCGAGTACTGGCATGAGCCTGAGGAGTTCAGGCCGGAGCGGTTCGAGGATGGCACGGCGACCTACAAAGGCTCGCGGTTCGACTACTTGCCGTTCGGGAGCGGGAGGAGAATCTGCCCGGGTGATACCTTTGGGGTTGCCGTGTTGGAGCTCATGGTGGCACGACTTCTCTACTATTTTGACTGGAGCCTCCCCGCCGGAGTGAAGCCGAGTGAGCTGGACATGGAAATGATTGTTACCTTAACCTCGAGGAGGAAGAACCAGCTGCACTAG